GCGCCGGGAGCTGGAGCACCTTTTGGCCATCCAATACATCCCCCAGCTCATTCGGCATGTTCAGATCCTGGCGGCCGCCCTGGAGCACGCCGGCGTAGAGGTTTACCTAAAGGTGGGCACCACGGGCACGGGCGGAATGGGCTTCAATGTGCCCTATACGCACTCTGAGGGGCGGCCCTCTCGGATGCTCCTTTCCAAATCCGCGGTGGCGGGAGCCCATACGCTTTTGCTTTACCTGTTGGGCAGAACCCCGGGCCGCACGATCATCAAGGAGCTTAAGCCCGCCGCCGCTGTGGGCTGGAAGCGCATCGCCTATGGGCCGGTCTACCGAGCAGGTAAGCCGATAGAGTTGCAGGATTGCCCGGAGCCGCTCCTGTTGCAGGAGGGGGAGAGCTTGTCGCTAGAGGACGAAAAGCCCGTGCTGCGCCTGGGCCGCTATCTGGAGGCTCCTTTTATCGACGTGGGGGAAAATGGCGTCTTCGCCCGCAGCGAGTTCGAAATCCTCTCCGAAGAGGGCCAGATGGAGTTCATCACGCCCGAGGAGATCGCCCAAGCGGTCCGTTGGGAGCTGGAGGGCCGCAACACGGGTCGGGACGTGATCGATGCCCTCGATGCAGCCGTCTTGGGGCCCACCTATCGGGCGGGCAACCTCCGGACTCGGGCTTTGCAGATGCTGGAGGCCCTGGAACAGCAGCACGGCGTAGAAGGCGTGGCCTTTGAGATGCTGGGCCCTCCTCGGCTCTCGAAGCTTCTTTGGGAGGCGTATCTGTTGCGCTTGGAGGTGGGCAGTCTGCGGGCCCTGGCCTGCGCCGATCCACAGGCCCTGGCCATCGGTCTGGAGGTTCGGGTGCGCCAACAGGCGGAGCTGCGCCGGCGGATCCTCTCTATAGGATTAGCTATTCTGGCGGCCGACGGTCGGCACTGGTGGCGGGGGGCGGAGCTCAAAGTGCCGGATCCCCCCGCCTGTCCTGAGGAGCTCCTCATCACGGCCGAACGCATCCACCAATGGGCCGAGCAGGGCTGGGTGGACCTAAGGCCCCAAAACATGGCCCAATGGCGTCAGCGCGCTCAAGCCATCATAGCCCAAGCCGAAGGGATCGGCGTGCGCTCCGACAGCGCCATCACGCAGGACAAGCTATACTGGAAGACGGATCTAGACGAGCGCCTGCAGCCGGGCAAGCTGGCCGCCTGGATTTTCGCCCACGAGGAGGGCGGCTACCGGATGAAGCGATAGGCGGCCTTTAGCCCGCCGATGTAGCGGCCTGAGGGAGCTCTGCTGGATCTTCCTGCATAAACGGATAGGCGAAGTGCCGGGGCGGTAGGAAGGTCTCCTTGATGGCTCGGGGTGTAATCCAGCGGAGCAAGTTTAGGTAGCTGCCCGCTTTGTCGTTTGTGCCCGAGGCCCGGCTGCCCCCGAAGGGCTGTTGCCCCACCACGGCGCCCGTGGGCTTGTCGTTGATGTAGAAGTTTCCGGCTGCGTAGCGCAGCAGTTCTGTGGCCAGCTGTATGGCCTTCCGATCTTGCGCGAAGATCGAGCCCGTAAGCCCGTAGGGGCTTGTTTGATCCACAATGCGGAGCGTGTCGGCGTATTGGGCGTCTGGGTACACGTAGACGCTCACCACGGGTCCGAAGATCTCCTCGCACATCAAGCGAGAACCCGGGTCCGCTGTCTCGATAAGCGTGGGGGCGATGTAGTAGCCCGTCGTATCATCGTAGGTGCCTCCATATAGGATCTGCGCCTCCGCGGAGCGGCGCGCATATTCGATGTAGCCCACGATGTTCCGGAAGGCCGCCCTGTCGATGACGGCGTTGAAGAAGTTCCGAAAATCCTCCGGGGGGCCCATGCGGATCTCCGCCAGTTGGCCCAGGAGCAGCTCTTTGAGTTTGGGCCAGCGGCTTTTGGGCGCGTAGATGCGCGAAGCAGCCGAGCACTTCTGCCCTTGATATTCGTATCCGCCGCGCACGATGGCCGTGGCCGCCGCCTCCAGGTCCGCGCTCGGGTGCACGACGATGAAGTCTTTGCCCCCCGTCTCCCCCACGAGCCGGGGATAGGTGCGATAGCGCTCTATGTGCTCTCCGACGAGCTTCCACATGTATCGGAAGGTGTTCGTAGAGCCGGTAAAATGAACACCGGCCAGATCCGGATGCGAAAGCACCAGGGCACCGATTTGAGGTCCGCTTCCGGGTAGGAAGTTGATCACCCCCGGAGGCAAGCCAGCGGCCTCCAAGAGCCGGTACACATAGTAGTTCGAGTACAAGGCGGTGGAGGCGGGCTTCCACAGCACTGTGTTGCCCATAAGGGCGGGGGCTGTGGGGAGGTTGCCGCCAATAGAGGTGAAATTGAAAGGCGTTACGGCGAAGATAAACCCCTCTAGCGGCCGGTACTCCATCCGGTTCCACATGCCCGGGGCTGAGTCGGGCTGCTGCTCGTAGATGAACTGCATGTAGTAGACGTTGAAGCGAAAGAAATCGACAAGTTCGCAGGCGGCGTCGATCTCGGCCTGAAAGACGTTTTTGCTCTGCCCCAATATGGTGGCCGCGTTCAGGGTGTCGCGCCAGGGGCCAGCGAGCAGATCCGCTGCCTTGAGAAAGATCGCCGCTCGTTCTTCCCAAGGCCATCGGGACCATTCCTGCCAGGCGTGCTTGGCGGCCTCAAGGGCCAACTCTACCTCACGAGGGCCGGCTTGATGAAAGCGGGCCAGAACGTGGCCGTGCTCATGAGGGCAGACGACCTCCTGCACCTGGCCTGTGTACAGCTCCTCTCCCGCCACGATGACGGGGATTTCGATCACCTCGGAGCGCATCTGTTCGATGCGCCGCCGCAGACTAGCCCGTTCCGGGGTGCCCGGGGCGTAACTGCGAACGGGCTCGTTTGTGGGACGGGGGATCTTGTACAGGCCCATAGCGCGCTTCTCCGCAAACGGGGTTCATCAAACCAAAGTTACGAGATCGGGGAACGAAAAAAGCATCATTCGGGCGGCTTTTTGTAAATAACGCCGCCCTTCATAACGAAGAGCACGCGCTCCATGACCGTGATGTCGCGCGTGGGATCGCCCGGCACGGCGATCAGATCGGCGTACTTGCCCGCCTCGATTGTGCCGATTCGATCCTCCCATCCCAGCAATCGGGCCGCCTCGCGCGTGGCCGCAAGCAGTGCATCAACGGGGCGCATGCCGCCTTCGACCATGAGCCGAAATTCGCGCGCGTTTTGCCCATGTGGGAAGACACCGGCGTCTGTGCCGAAGGCGATCCGAACCCCGGCTTGGGCGGCTTTGCGGAAGCTTTCTCGCATGCGGGGTGCGATCTCCAGGGCCTTGGCGGCAGGCTGCGGGGGGAGTTCGCCGCGTTGGGCCTTGCGGTAGACGGTCTCGCCGGCCAGGAGCGTGGGCACCAGGTAGGTGCCATGCGCCTTCAGGAGCGCGATCGCCTCATCGTCGAGCATGGACCCGTGTTCGATCGAGGCCACCCCCGCTCGGACGGCCACTTTGATGCCCTCGGTTCCGTGCGCGTGCGCGGCGACGCGTTTTCCGTGGCGCGCGGCCTCCTCGACGACGGCTCGGATCTCCTCGAAGGTCATCTGTTGGGCCCCCGCGGGGTCGCGTATCGAGAGCACGCCCCCCGTGGCGCAGATCTTGATAAGGTCCGCGCCGTACTTGATCTGATACCGCACCGCGGCTGCGGCCTCATTAGGTCCGTTGGCGATGCCGCGCTCGATGCCCGGTTCGCGTCCGAACAAGTCCGGTCGGAACCCCGTCACGTCGCAGTGTCCGCCCGTGATTCCGATAGCATGCGCGGCCACCTGTAGCCGAGGCCCAGGCACAAGGCCGCGTTCAATCGCATCCCGCAGGGCCACGTCCACCCAGTCGCTTGCCCCCACGTTGCGGCCCGCCGTGAAGCCGGCCTCCAGCATTTTGCGCGCGTTCACAGCCGCCCGCAGGGCCGCATAGGCCGGCACCTCCTGCAGGGGTTGAAAATACCCCATTACGGAGGAGCTGTCCGAGCTCAGGTGCACGTGGCAGTCGATAAGCCCTGGCAGTACGGTATAAGCGCTCAGGTTTAGCACGGGCACCCCAGGCGGAATCCGCGAAGCCGGCACGACGGCCTCTATGCGATCTCCTCGCACCAGGACGGCCATATCGGATTTCAGGCTGCCGTCTGTGGCGTCAAAAAGCCGGCCGGCCCGGATGGCCAGCCGTTCCGGGGCTTGCGCCTGCGCGGCGCCCGCAAACAGGCAAAGCAGCACCCAAACACGCCTCATCGCGAATCTCCTCGCCTTAGGATGCGTCTACGAAATCCACGGTCACTTTCCGGGGGATCCAGCCGGCCTGATAGCCGCGATCCAGAAACCGCTGCACCGCCTGCCGGCCCTCAGGTCCGTAATCTACGGTGCGCCGGTTGACATACATGCTAACGAAGCGGTCGGCCTCCTCAGGGCTTAGGTCGCGAGCATAGCGGAGGGCGTATTCCAGGGCCTCCCGGCGATGTTCGAGAGCGTAAAGAACGCTCTGGCGCAGGAGCCGCGCCACGTCGCGCATCACATCCGGACCCAAATCGCGTCGGACCACATTGCCGCCAAGAGGCAGGGGCAGGCCGGTCTGCTCATACCACCAGCGGCCCAGGTTCAGAACCGCATATAGGCCATATCGCCTGTAGCTTAACTGCCCTTCGTGAATGATAAGCCCCGCGGGCACCTCTTGGCGGGCGACGGCCCCTAGAATCTGGTCGAACGGCATCACGACCGGCTCGAAGACGGGCAAGCGCAGCCGGAGCGCCAGATACGCCGAAGTCCACAGCCCAGGAACGGCGATCCGGGCTCCGTACAGGGAATCGGGCTCAAAGGGTCGGGTCGCCACGACTATCGGGCCGTAATCGGCCTCGGCCATGCTTGCCCCGGCGCCGAGAAGCGCGTATCGATCAGCCACGTAGGCGTAGGCGTGAAAGGAAAGGGCCGATACAGCATAGCGCCCCTCGAGCGCGGCGCGGTTGAGCGTTTCGATATCCGCCAGCACGTGCTCAAAGCGGTATCGGCCCGTGGGGATTCGGGGTGGCTCCGAGCTCAGGGCGTAAAACATGAAGGCATCGTCGGCATCCGGACTGTGGGCGACCGACAGGCGTATGAGTTCTCGCATAGGGCTGAGTTTTTTGCCGAACCGGGATCCCTACAGCCCTAGGCCGAGGCGCAGGTGTACGAGGTTGACCCGCAGATCGTCCCAGGCGCCGGGCTCGTTTAGGTTGTCCAAGGCGAGGTTGTAGCGGATCTCCGGATACAGGGCAAGTCCGAGCAGGCGCACACGCAGCCCCAGGCCCACGTTGCCGCTCCACGAGAGCACCTTGATCCGGTCTCGCAGGGGGCGGCCCTCGGCGTCCTTGGCGTCGATCTTAACCGCGGCCTGCGGGCCCAGTAGCACGTAGGGGGAGATCAAGGGGACCGCAAGCTGCAGCACAAGATCCAGGGGCACGTTTACGAAATTGATCTCAAAGTCGCTTCCCTGGCTGATGCTGCCTGTGCTGGATTGCGCTCCGATCCGTTTCACCGACCAGAAAAAGCCAGGCCGCAGATGGGTTGTCGAGGAAAGCCCCAAATCCAGGAAAAGCCCCACGTCGTAGCCCGAACGACGTTCGTAAATGTCCCTGGCGGAGCCGTTTTGCAGGGCTCTGGGCGAGCTGTAGTTTAGCCCCCCCACTACGCCCACCCCGATGCCTTGGCCGTAGGAAAGGCCAGCGCCCACTAGGCACGCCAGACAGAGAAGAAGCCGCTTCATGGGGGTCGTCCTCCTGCATTCATACCCATGCTTTGTAAAGGGCGCAGACGCCGAAGGTAAGCCTTCGCCAGCTGATGCGGCGGAAGCCCGCTTTCTGGAGTCGACTCACGAACTCGAGGTCCTCCGGAAAGCGCGCCACCGATTCGGGCAGGTAGCGATAGGCCTCCGGATGTCCCGATACCCAACTGCCCAGGCGGGGCAGCAGATGATGGAAGTAGAACCCGAAAAGGGTGCGAAAACCGGGCAACCGGCTTCGGGCGAACTCCAAAATGAGCACCACGCCGCCTGGGCGGACCACGCGGCGCAGTTCCCGCAGGCCTTGGTCTAGGTTTTCGAAGTTGCGCACCCCGAAGGCGACCATGGCCGCATCGAAAAGCCCGTCAGGAAAGGGCAGGGCTTCGGAGTCGGCTCGTTGCAAGAGGATTCGCTCCTTCAAACCCAGCCGGTTCACTTTGTGTCGGCCCCGCTCCAGCATGGCCTCGGCGATGTCCACGCCGACGATGCGCTCTACGCTGCGCAGCCGAGCGGCCGCAATCGCCAGCTCGGCCGTTCCAGTGGCCGCATCCAGGATCGTTCGGGGCCGTTCAGAGGCCAGCCATCGTATCGCGCGCCAGCGCCAGTAGCGGTCTAGCCCCAGGCTGAGCAGGCTGTTTAAGAGATCGTACCGGTGGGCGATGGCGTTGAAAAGAGCCCGAACGTAGTCCTTTTTGCCGTGTTCCCACACTGCGGTCCGCATTAGCGAAGGGCTATCAGGAGCCATGAGCGCGCAGCGCTTGGTACATTTTGGTGATGTTGCCGTTGGGACCCGTAAGCCCGGCTCGGAAGTTGGGGAACTCCCGTTCATAGCGCATCAGGCGTTCATCCCGCAATAGGGCCTCCGTGGCCGCCTCCAGAGAGGCTCCGCGCTGGATCTGCTCGCGCACCAGGGCCTCTAGGTCGCGCAGATATTGTACCGTGAGCGCCAATCGCGCCGTTCCCGTTTGCACCTCTCCGTGACCGGGGATAATGGTGCGGATCTCAAGTCGCCCCACCTGCTCTAGCGTCGAAGCCCAGGCCAGGGGGGTGGCGTCCCGCATAAAAGGCAAGCCCCCTACGAGCATATCGCCCGTGATGAGCACCTTCTCCTGCGGCAGGTATACGAACACGTCTCCCCGAGTATGCCCTTCGCCGAAGTAGAGCACGTCGATCGGCCGTCCTCCGAGCCACAGGCGCAGGCTGCGGTCGAAGGTCAGATCGGGCAGCTTAAGCTCCAGTTGCTCGAGCTCGCGCAAGTAAGCTTCGTTGTCTGCGATTTGGGCCTCCAGTTGTCGGCGGCCCGCCTCGTCCAAAAGGGTGCCGTCTTCGCGTCTTCCCTCAGCCAGCCACCGGCGCCACTGCGCGATGCGCTCCGGAAGCGTCCGGCGCGTCTGCTCCAGATTCGGGATCCCTTTCTGGATCAGGTCTTCTCGCGTCAGATGATGGGCAATGAAGATCACGCCCTGAGGGAAGGCGGCCTGATAGGCCCGGTTGCCGTGGGTGTGGTCGTTGTGCCAGTGCGTGTTGATCACAAAGCGCACGGGTTGTCTGCTCAGGCGCCGAATCTGTTCAATAAGGTCGCGAGCCCAGGAGGGACGCAGGTGCGTATCGACTACAACGACGCCCTCTTCGGTTATGATTACGGCGGCGTTGCTGAGCACGCCGGGCTTGCCTATGGCCGCGTATACGCCCGGGGCCACCTCCTTCCAGTCGAAGTACCGAGGCTGTGCGTTGACGCCGAGGCCGAATACCAAGCAGAGGGTGCACAGAAGAAGGCGCATAGCTGCATCTCCTTGCAAGGGAACGCCACGTAAAAAAGAGACCTGCGGAAGTCACCGCGCAACGCTACCAGCCTTCCCAAAAGGGGCCCTCTAGAAATTCCCACAGCAGAAACCCCCGCAGGCGGTATCGGTAGGAGGCCGAACGCCCCAAGGGCAGCTCCAGACCCAGGGCCATAGCAACATGACCGCGACGGGGGGGAGTAAAGAACAGTTGGGGCACCAGGTGCCCGCTTGGACTTCCAGAGGCGCCTAGCGCCCATTGCCCCACGTACTCCAGGGCCGGGGCGAAGATCCGAGCCCGGTGGGCGATCAAGAATTGCCCGCCCAGCGCCCAGCGCAGCAGGGTCCGTTGATCCGCCCGGGGGCCGTAGACGAGACGCAGGCTGCCGTGCAGAGCGGCCCATTCGCCCAGGCCCTTGACCCCGGTTATGTAGGGCTGCAGGGTCCAGGGTTCATCCCCCCAAAGGTAGAGGGCGGCCTCTAGACCCGAGGAAAGCAGCCAGGAGGCGGCGCGATCATAAGCCAAGGCCTGCTTGAGGCCCAGCTCCAACTCGAGCGCCTGCAGCTTGTGTGCGCTCCACTCAGGGGTGAGCTTAAGCTCCCACTGCCGACGCGGCCCCCAGCGCTGGGCCCAATACAGGGTGCTTTTGCGGACCAGACTGCGGTCCGCCTTCATCTCCTGGCTGGAGATCCAGAGGGCCTCGCTTTCCGGAAACGGCTTTGTGGCGTTAAACAGCCGGGGATAAGAGAGCTCACCGGGAAGATACCGGGGATCTGAGCCCAGGCTTTTGAGGTATTCGGCTAGCTCCCGAATTTTGTACTCCGGAAGCGCCTCGCCGAAGGCCGGCATCTGCATCGAGAGCCCATAAGGCTTGCCCCCCTCGCGGATCACGCCGATCCAGTCGGCAAGGGGTTCTAGAGAGCTAAACAGGGGGTCTGTAAAATCGGGCGGCGGGACCTGAAGGGCTGTAAGCTCTCGCCAGGATCCATCGGGATAGCCCCTGCCGTCAGGGCCGTGACAGCGTGCGCAGGCCACCTGGAAAAGACGCGGAGCGGGTAGGCTGACCAGATCCGTTTCCGTGCTGTCCGTTTGGGCCCATAGTCGTTGGGATGCGCCGATGAGCAAAACGAGCCAGGCTAGCCGTTTCATACTGCGCTCCTATTGCCTTGAGGGCTAAATTTAGAACAAGCCGGCATGAGGAGAAACGCTATGCGCATCGCGGTCGGTAGTGACGAGGCTACCGAGTTAACGCGGATCCTGTTAGAAGAGCTGCGCGCCCGAGGCCACGAAACGGTGCTTTTCGGGGCTCTGGCCGAGGGGGATCCGGATGTAGACTGGCCCCTAGCGGCCAGCAAGGTAGCCGAAGCGGTGGCGCGGGGCGAGGTCGAAGAGGGGATCGTGTGCTGTTGGACCGGCACTGGGGCTGCCATTGCGGCCAACAAGGTTCTGGGGGTTCGGGCCGCGCTCTGCCACGACGCTTACACGGCCCGCGGGGCCCGCATATGGAACCACGCCAACGTGTTGGCGCTCAGCCTGCGGACGACTTCTATCCCCGTGCTCAAGGAGATCCTGGAGGCGTGGTTTGCGACGCCCGTGCACGAGGGAGAGGCCCAGAGCGAATGGAACCGCAAACAGATCGAGCGCCTGCAGGAGTTAGAGGCGCGCTACCGGCGCGGCTAAGCTACGCCAGCCGGCTGCGCAGTCCGTAATAAAGCCCCGTGCCCAAGATGAGCCCGACGACGTATCCGTAGGGCAGGCCCGCGGCAAGCAGCCCCACGAGCAGGGCGAGCCGAA
The DNA window shown above is from Bacteroidota bacterium and carries:
- a CDS encoding short-chain dehydrogenase, with protein sequence MGFEGKTALVLGGAGLVGRAVCRELLRARIGRLVVAALTKSEAEEAVQELRALAASLGLEVDIREAWGNVMVRTAWKDRSLRELLADPEVRFRLLRDIWDTLDEEIVKASWLYELLVREKPQLVVDCINTATVVAYQDVYTASRRCLYALQRGASADLLRRELEHLLAIQYIPQLIRHVQILAAALEHAGVEVYLKVGTTGTGGMGFNVPYTHSEGRPSRMLLSKSAVAGAHTLLLYLLGRTPGRTIIKELKPAAAVGWKRIAYGPVYRAGKPIELQDCPEPLLLQEGESLSLEDEKPVLRLGRYLEAPFIDVGENGVFARSEFEILSEEGQMEFITPEEIAQAVRWELEGRNTGRDVIDALDAAVLGPTYRAGNLRTRALQMLEALEQQHGVEGVAFEMLGPPRLSKLLWEAYLLRLEVGSLRALACADPQALAIGLEVRVRQQAELRRRILSIGLAILAADGRHWWRGAELKVPDPPACPEELLITAERIHQWAEQGWVDLRPQNMAQWRQRAQAIIAQAEGIGVRSDSAITQDKLYWKTDLDERLQPGKLAAWIFAHEEGGYRMKR
- the pruA gene encoding L-glutamate gamma-semialdehyde dehydrogenase, whose protein sequence is MGLYKIPRPTNEPVRSYAPGTPERASLRRRIEQMRSEVIEIPVIVAGEELYTGQVQEVVCPHEHGHVLARFHQAGPREVELALEAAKHAWQEWSRWPWEERAAIFLKAADLLAGPWRDTLNAATILGQSKNVFQAEIDAACELVDFFRFNVYYMQFIYEQQPDSAPGMWNRMEYRPLEGFIFAVTPFNFTSIGGNLPTAPALMGNTVLWKPASTALYSNYYVYRLLEAAGLPPGVINFLPGSGPQIGALVLSHPDLAGVHFTGSTNTFRYMWKLVGEHIERYRTYPRLVGETGGKDFIVVHPSADLEAAATAIVRGGYEYQGQKCSAASRIYAPKSRWPKLKELLLGQLAEIRMGPPEDFRNFFNAVIDRAAFRNIVGYIEYARRSAEAQILYGGTYDDTTGYYIAPTLIETADPGSRLMCEEIFGPVVSVYVYPDAQYADTLRIVDQTSPYGLTGSIFAQDRKAIQLATELLRYAAGNFYINDKPTGAVVGQQPFGGSRASGTNDKAGSYLNLLRWITPRAIKETFLPPRHFAYPFMQEDPAELPQAATSAG
- a CDS encoding amidohydrolase family protein; this translates as MRRVWVLLCLFAGAAQAQAPERLAIRAGRLFDATDGSLKSDMAVLVRGDRIEAVVPASRIPPGVPVLNLSAYTVLPGLIDCHVHLSSDSSSVMGYFQPLQEVPAYAALRAAVNARKMLEAGFTAGRNVGASDWVDVALRDAIERGLVPGPRLQVAAHAIGITGGHCDVTGFRPDLFGREPGIERGIANGPNEAAAAVRYQIKYGADLIKICATGGVLSIRDPAGAQQMTFEEIRAVVEEAARHGKRVAAHAHGTEGIKVAVRAGVASIEHGSMLDDEAIALLKAHGTYLVPTLLAGETVYRKAQRGELPPQPAAKALEIAPRMRESFRKAAQAGVRIAFGTDAGVFPHGQNAREFRLMVEGGMRPVDALLAATREAARLLGWEDRIGTIEAGKYADLIAVPGDPTRDITVMERVLFVMKGGVIYKKPPE
- a CDS encoding ABC transporter substrate-binding protein, with protein sequence MRELIRLSVAHSPDADDAFMFYALSSEPPRIPTGRYRFEHVLADIETLNRAALEGRYAVSALSFHAYAYVADRYALLGAGASMAEADYGPIVVATRPFEPDSLYGARIAVPGLWTSAYLALRLRLPVFEPVVMPFDQILGAVARQEVPAGLIIHEGQLSYRRYGLYAVLNLGRWWYEQTGLPLPLGGNVVRRDLGPDVMRDVARLLRQSVLYALEHRREALEYALRYARDLSPEEADRFVSMYVNRRTVDYGPEGRQAVQRFLDRGYQAGWIPRKVTVDFVDAS
- a CDS encoding outer membrane beta-barrel protein; its protein translation is MKRLLLCLACLVGAGLSYGQGIGVGVVGGLNYSSPRALQNGSARDIYERRSGYDVGLFLDLGLSSTTHLRPGFFWSVKRIGAQSSTGSISQGSDFEINFVNVPLDLVLQLAVPLISPYVLLGPQAAVKIDAKDAEGRPLRDRIKVLSWSGNVGLGLRVRLLGLALYPEIRYNLALDNLNEPGAWDDLRVNLVHLRLGLGL
- the ubiE gene encoding bifunctional demethylmenaquinone methyltransferase/2-methoxy-6-polyprenyl-1,4-benzoquinol methylase UbiE; this translates as MRTAVWEHGKKDYVRALFNAIAHRYDLLNSLLSLGLDRYWRWRAIRWLASERPRTILDAATGTAELAIAAARLRSVERIVGVDIAEAMLERGRHKVNRLGLKERILLQRADSEALPFPDGLFDAAMVAFGVRNFENLDQGLRELRRVVRPGGVVLILEFARSRLPGFRTLFGFYFHHLLPRLGSWVSGHPEAYRYLPESVARFPEDLEFVSRLQKAGFRRISWRRLTFGVCALYKAWV
- a CDS encoding MBL fold metallo-hydrolase, which produces MRLLLCTLCLVFGLGVNAQPRYFDWKEVAPGVYAAIGKPGVLSNAAVIITEEGVVVVDTHLRPSWARDLIEQIRRLSRQPVRFVINTHWHNDHTHGNRAYQAAFPQGVIFIAHHLTREDLIQKGIPNLEQTRRTLPERIAQWRRWLAEGRREDGTLLDEAGRRQLEAQIADNEAYLRELEQLELKLPDLTFDRSLRLWLGGRPIDVLYFGEGHTRGDVFVYLPQEKVLITGDMLVGGLPFMRDATPLAWASTLEQVGRLEIRTIIPGHGEVQTGTARLALTVQYLRDLEALVREQIQRGASLEAATEALLRDERLMRYEREFPNFRAGLTGPNGNITKMYQALRAHGS
- a CDS encoding cytochrome c, giving the protein MKRLAWLVLLIGASQRLWAQTDSTETDLVSLPAPRLFQVACARCHGPDGRGYPDGSWRELTALQVPPPDFTDPLFSSLEPLADWIGVIREGGKPYGLSMQMPAFGEALPEYKIRELAEYLKSLGSDPRYLPGELSYPRLFNATKPFPESEALWISSQEMKADRSLVRKSTLYWAQRWGPRRQWELKLTPEWSAHKLQALELELGLKQALAYDRAASWLLSSGLEAALYLWGDEPWTLQPYITGVKGLGEWAALHGSLRLVYGPRADQRTLLRWALGGQFLIAHRARIFAPALEYVGQWALGASGSPSGHLVPQLFFTPPRRGHVAMALGLELPLGRSASYRYRLRGFLLWEFLEGPFWEGW
- a CDS encoding RpiB/LacA/LacB family sugar-phosphate isomerase, whose translation is MRIAVGSDEATELTRILLEELRARGHETVLFGALAEGDPDVDWPLAASKVAEAVARGEVEEGIVCCWTGTGAAIAANKVLGVRAALCHDAYTARGARIWNHANVLALSLRTTSIPVLKEILEAWFATPVHEGEAQSEWNRKQIERLQELEARYRRG